TTATTATTGTTTTCAGATTCCTGACCTCGAGTTCTTTGGCAAACATATAGCCAAGGATTATGTCAACAGACAGCGGATGCTGGTGCTGAAGCAGCATGGACTTTCTAAGCAGGAATTTATAAAGCCCGATCTCCAGGTCAATAATTGTGCCCTTTTCCTTTAAATTTTTTAAGCCCTCTTTTATGATGCTGCTGTACT
The sequence above is drawn from the Candidatus Woesearchaeota archaeon genome and encodes:
- a CDS encoding V-type ATPase subunit, with amino-acid sequence YSSIIKEGLKNLKEKGTIIDLEIGLYKFLLRKSMLLQHQHPLSVDIILGYMFAKELEVRNLKTIIKGKQLNIEEEFIENQLIAEN